A section of the Rhodococcus pseudokoreensis genome encodes:
- a CDS encoding cupredoxin domain-containing protein codes for MAENPGTRSGLKVGDKVTVHAEATSVFTIVSIDGDDALIESIASTPGTYPFHCKLERLVAVES; via the coding sequence ATGGCTGAGAATCCCGGAACCCGATCGGGTTTGAAGGTCGGCGACAAAGTCACGGTTCATGCGGAGGCGACGTCGGTGTTCACGATTGTGAGCATCGATGGCGACGACGCGCTGATCGAGTCGATTGCCAGTACGCCGGGGACGTACCCGTTCCACTGCAAGCTTGAGCGCCTCGTTGCGGTCGAGTCCTGA
- a CDS encoding CPBP family intramembrane glutamic endopeptidase, giving the protein MVGCRISPSCWRASKKSLIAALPVVLLIGRLPLPAIIILAGTMRGLLHLYYGAGGFVWALVWGSAAVWIYYRFRRLWWLIVMHGLWNAPGLLVDAEDALTLLGAALKIVISLGFAVWWVVLWYRVQPLLRRKVRWIDYRISAAVRSASPFGKRSRFCQALHPTDVGKGTPNGRSPRSERVGDRVV; this is encoded by the coding sequence GTGGTTGGTTGCAGAATCTCACCATCGTGTTGGCGGGCTTCGAAGAAGAGCCTGATCGCGGCATTGCCGGTCGTGCTTCTGATCGGGCGTCTCCCACTGCCTGCGATCATCATTCTGGCGGGCACGATGCGCGGACTACTCCATTTGTACTACGGCGCCGGCGGGTTCGTGTGGGCCTTGGTATGGGGTTCGGCTGCGGTGTGGATCTACTACAGGTTCCGACGGTTGTGGTGGTTGATCGTCATGCATGGCTTGTGGAATGCGCCTGGGCTGCTTGTTGACGCCGAGGATGCCCTCACGTTGTTGGGGGCAGCGCTGAAGATCGTCATTTCGTTGGGGTTCGCGGTGTGGTGGGTGGTTCTGTGGTATCGAGTGCAACCTCTCTTGCGCCGGAAGGTTCGGTGGATCGACTATCGCATATCTGCGGCGGTGCGATCTGCCAGCCCTTTCGGCAAGAGAAGTAGATTTTGTCAGGCACTACACCCGACTGATGTCGGCAAGGGCACACCGAACGGAAGATCCCCCCGCTCGGAGAGGGTCGGTGATCGCGTCGTCTAA
- a CDS encoding alpha/beta hydrolase encodes MPTFAGYVRSTDLKRRTALAFAASVSATLLTAAPAALPGDTHPAGTLLDEQHVTAAVLPAGAADTSTVIRYSTLRTATEAGESTGSIFLPQGAPPAGGWPVVSYAHGNVGIDDECAPSVTGSDDVEREFIHRWLSAGYAVAATDYAGIGTDGVNAYTDGPAAGANTVDIVRAAHQLYGDQLSDRWIAAGLSQGGHATYFAHQATTRTPELDFRGAIAVAAPTHLDQLFPLAGPNFPAVPVAGIAHYVLYTLAGLDDTRPELGIRQYLTPTGIELMEKAKATCNNDLNDYLSAHPVIVAELFTTPLDTPGPREALDEMQHVPTDGFDRPIRVVHSLADTKVPIPLTWAQLTEMRSSALDVEYQQLSEVDHAHSLTASMPESLDFAARVLR; translated from the coding sequence ATGCCAACGTTCGCGGGCTACGTAAGGAGCACAGATCTGAAACGACGCACCGCACTGGCCTTCGCGGCGTCCGTGAGCGCGACACTTCTCACTGCCGCACCCGCCGCCCTGCCCGGCGACACGCACCCGGCGGGTACGTTGCTCGATGAGCAGCATGTCACCGCAGCGGTGCTCCCGGCCGGCGCCGCGGACACCAGCACTGTCATCCGCTATTCCACCTTGCGAACCGCCACCGAAGCCGGAGAGTCCACCGGGTCGATATTCCTGCCGCAGGGCGCACCACCCGCCGGTGGATGGCCCGTCGTGTCCTACGCGCACGGCAACGTCGGCATCGACGACGAATGTGCACCGTCGGTCACCGGATCCGATGACGTCGAACGGGAATTCATCCACCGGTGGCTCTCCGCCGGCTACGCCGTTGCGGCCACCGACTACGCCGGGATCGGCACCGACGGAGTCAACGCGTACACCGACGGACCCGCGGCCGGCGCCAACACCGTCGACATCGTCCGCGCCGCCCACCAGCTCTACGGTGACCAACTCAGCGACCGGTGGATCGCCGCGGGCCTGTCCCAAGGTGGTCACGCCACCTACTTCGCCCACCAGGCCACCACCCGCACACCCGAACTCGACTTCCGCGGCGCGATCGCCGTCGCCGCCCCCACCCACCTCGACCAGCTCTTCCCGCTGGCCGGACCAAACTTCCCCGCCGTGCCGGTCGCTGGGATCGCACACTACGTCCTCTACACCCTCGCCGGACTCGACGACACTCGTCCGGAACTCGGAATCCGCCAGTATCTGACCCCCACTGGCATCGAGTTGATGGAGAAGGCGAAGGCAACCTGCAACAACGACCTGAACGACTATTTGAGCGCTCACCCGGTGATCGTCGCGGAACTGTTCACCACCCCACTCGACACCCCCGGCCCCCGTGAGGCGCTCGATGAGATGCAGCACGTCCCCACCGATGGGTTCGACCGACCGATCCGGGTCGTGCACAGCCTCGCAGACACCAAGGTTCCGATCCCGCTGACCTGGGCACAACTCACCGAAATGCGTTCCAGTGCCCTGGACGTCGAGTATCAGCAACTGTCAGAGGTGGACCATGCTCACAGCCTCACCGCGTCGATGCCCGAATCCCTGGACTTCGCCGCCCGGGTCCTGCGCTGA
- a CDS encoding phosphoadenosine phosphosulfate reductase family protein, whose amino-acid sequence MVDAAGPGLDLTVLRGLRAPSTKAGPAAVDTILTRIEAHLTAHDGYVAFSGGKDSLVVLDLARRVDPDVPVVFFDSGLDYPETYDYLTELAHTWGLDLHRIRTDPPLLDVLADSGLWDHHATADVTAAAMDLHEVLIAEPARRAHRLLGPGELWGVRADESAARRLLYTRKGLRDGVIVRADGTTAYGPIWNWATTDVWAHIARHRLPVNPVYTRLRELGVPEHQHRLSHLIDGGHLDRGRLTWLRRGWPTLFEQIADTLPRIRQMT is encoded by the coding sequence GTGGTGGATGCAGCCGGCCCCGGCCTGGACCTGACCGTGCTCCGTGGATTGCGGGCACCGTCGACGAAGGCCGGCCCGGCCGCCGTCGACACCATCCTCACGCGGATCGAGGCGCACCTGACCGCGCATGACGGGTACGTCGCGTTCTCCGGCGGCAAAGACTCGTTAGTCGTTCTCGACCTGGCCCGCCGGGTTGATCCGGATGTGCCGGTGGTGTTCTTCGATTCCGGTCTCGATTACCCCGAAACCTACGACTACCTCACCGAACTCGCCCACACTTGGGGGCTGGATCTGCACCGGATCCGTACTGATCCGCCGCTGCTCGATGTCCTCGCCGACTCCGGGTTGTGGGACCACCACGCGACCGCCGACGTCACAGCAGCCGCGATGGATTTGCACGAGGTGTTGATCGCCGAGCCCGCCCGCCGCGCGCACCGGCTCCTCGGGCCGGGTGAGTTGTGGGGTGTGCGGGCCGACGAATCGGCCGCCCGCCGCCTGCTCTACACCCGCAAGGGTCTCCGTGACGGGGTCATCGTCCGCGCGGACGGCACCACCGCGTATGGGCCGATCTGGAACTGGGCCACCACCGACGTCTGGGCGCACATCGCCCGACACCGATTACCGGTCAATCCCGTCTACACCAGACTCCGCGAACTCGGTGTGCCCGAACACCAGCACCGGCTCTCGCACCTGATTGACGGCGGGCACCTTGACCGCGGCCGGCTGACCTGGCTGCGGCGCGGCTGGCCCACCCTCTTCGAGCAGATTGCCGACACCTTGCCTCGCATTCGGCAGATGACCTGA
- a CDS encoding RAMP superfamily CRISPR-associated protein codes for MTVTRVWEIEMTAKSPISHRGELIGTTAIGRRMKILQPDGSVELVPVISGNSFRGVLRRIAEELLRDILGYEGKLPLAVAHTLRNGGAIVKTQAEPITGRRLHQLRELVPLLSVFGGAVGAAPIDGCLRVGHVVPIVTEAAPILRRSYEGQPLPSRFDIEALESYSHLDDVTAGHAGTTVDPDSGSGGSGSPVMRYDIETLAPGTRFEAWVQLVRGSDLDHAFTADVLAEFTRTGWLGGRTGIGHGQIATTLDPTPDGAPVVDWREIVAARRDEALETLLSLPA; via the coding sequence GTGACCGTCACGCGGGTGTGGGAGATCGAGATGACCGCGAAATCCCCGATCTCGCATCGCGGGGAGCTGATCGGCACCACCGCGATCGGCCGGCGCATGAAAATCCTTCAACCCGACGGATCCGTCGAGCTGGTCCCGGTCATCTCCGGCAACTCCTTCCGCGGCGTACTGCGCCGGATCGCCGAAGAACTGCTGCGCGACATCCTCGGCTACGAGGGCAAGTTGCCGCTGGCCGTCGCACACACCCTCCGCAACGGCGGCGCGATCGTGAAAACGCAGGCGGAGCCGATCACCGGCCGCCGCCTGCACCAACTCCGTGAGTTGGTACCACTGCTGAGTGTGTTCGGCGGCGCCGTCGGGGCCGCCCCGATCGACGGTTGCCTGCGGGTCGGGCATGTGGTGCCGATCGTCACCGAAGCCGCCCCGATCCTCCGCCGCAGCTATGAGGGCCAGCCGCTGCCGTCGAGGTTCGACATCGAAGCGCTCGAGTCCTACTCGCACCTCGACGACGTCACCGCCGGCCATGCCGGCACCACCGTCGATCCGGATTCCGGATCGGGTGGGTCGGGGTCGCCGGTAATGCGATACGACATCGAAACCCTCGCCCCCGGAACCCGCTTCGAGGCATGGGTGCAACTGGTCCGCGGATCCGACCTCGACCACGCCTTCACCGCCGACGTCCTGGCCGAGTTCACCCGCACCGGCTGGCTGGGTGGGCGCACCGGGATCGGGCACGGCCAGATCGCCACCACCCTCGACCCAACCCCTGATGGTGCGCCGGTGGTCGATTGGCGGGAGATCGTCGCCGCACGACGCGATGAGGCCCTGGAAACCCTGCTCTCGCTCCCTGCATGA
- a CDS encoding PAS and ANTAR domain-containing protein: protein MTTDQVFGGEPQRVGSFRFLLDGQRWEWSDAVAQMHGYQPGEIVPTTELLLSHKHPEDHPHVARVLDRMINAAEPFSSKHRIIDTAGQVHQVVVVGDRLCDDTGAVIGTTGFYIDLTASYRDEVKESVDEAVAELEQSRAIIEQAKGALMLVYGISADRAFDILIWRSQETNTRLRILAELLVAGFGQCDTGAGLRTQFDHLLLTAHEGARHPV, encoded by the coding sequence GTGACTACGGATCAGGTGTTCGGTGGGGAACCGCAGCGGGTGGGCAGCTTCCGGTTCCTCCTCGACGGGCAGCGGTGGGAATGGTCCGATGCCGTCGCCCAGATGCACGGCTACCAACCCGGCGAAATCGTCCCCACCACCGAACTGCTGCTCTCCCACAAACATCCCGAGGACCACCCGCACGTCGCGCGGGTCCTGGACCGGATGATCAACGCCGCCGAACCGTTCAGCAGCAAACACCGCATCATCGACACCGCCGGCCAGGTGCACCAGGTCGTCGTCGTGGGCGACCGGCTGTGCGACGACACCGGGGCCGTGATCGGCACGACCGGGTTCTACATCGATCTCACCGCCTCCTACCGCGACGAGGTGAAGGAGTCCGTCGACGAAGCGGTCGCCGAACTTGAGCAGTCCCGGGCGATCATCGAGCAGGCCAAGGGTGCACTGATGCTGGTCTACGGCATCTCCGCCGACCGGGCATTCGACATCCTCATCTGGCGCTCCCAGGAGACCAATACCCGGCTCCGCATCCTCGCGGAACTGCTCGTCGCCGGGTTCGGTCAGTGCGACACCGGCGCGGGTCTGCGCACCCAGTTCGATCACCTGCTGCTCACCGCGCACGAGGGTGCCCGGCATCCGGTGTAG
- a CDS encoding site-specific integrase, giving the protein MTIEATAGVPAGVSPDRGWGAAPELSDQTVAHITGALEASHSAGTRRVYASDWRRFRGWCERSGHAALPAHPVTVAAYLVDAAETLTDVGERAYSPSTLNRWISVIGHYHRAANLPNPCTEALVTSTLSGIRRTYATTGDRPRTPRAPLLVEDIVTIVGSARQAVTGWASEVHERRDSALLLMGFAGAFRRSELVALHCGDVTVHRQDGIHVRLRRSKTDQDGAGSVRALPFTTHHHSCPPCAYARWAQVVAAFDLAGRPGVIRLLRTAAPFEAHVCRAGLPRMKARAPLFRAIAKNGNLSAAALSGASVHAAIRRRAQAAGYDETVVAQLGGHSLRAGFVTQAFRNGADAHAIMRQTGHTNPATVELYAREHAPLVGNAVTEIGL; this is encoded by the coding sequence GTGACGATCGAGGCGACCGCCGGCGTACCGGCAGGAGTGAGTCCCGACCGTGGGTGGGGCGCGGCCCCCGAGTTGTCGGACCAGACCGTGGCCCACATCACCGGGGCGCTCGAGGCGTCACACTCGGCGGGCACCCGCCGCGTCTACGCCTCCGACTGGCGCCGCTTCCGCGGATGGTGCGAGCGGAGCGGTCATGCGGCGTTGCCGGCGCACCCGGTCACCGTCGCCGCGTATCTGGTCGACGCCGCCGAGACCCTCACCGACGTGGGGGAGCGCGCCTACTCACCGTCCACCCTGAACCGGTGGATCTCGGTGATCGGCCACTACCACCGCGCCGCGAACCTCCCGAACCCGTGCACCGAGGCCCTGGTAACTTCCACCCTGTCGGGGATCCGCCGCACCTACGCCACCACCGGCGACCGGCCCCGCACCCCGCGGGCACCGTTGCTGGTCGAGGACATCGTCACCATCGTGGGATCGGCCCGGCAGGCTGTTACCGGCTGGGCATCGGAAGTGCACGAGCGCCGCGACAGTGCCCTGTTGTTGATGGGGTTCGCCGGCGCATTCCGGCGCAGCGAACTCGTCGCCCTGCACTGTGGTGATGTCACCGTGCACCGGCAGGACGGGATCCATGTGCGGTTGCGGCGGTCGAAGACCGACCAGGACGGCGCCGGGAGCGTGCGGGCGTTGCCGTTCACCACCCACCACCACAGTTGCCCGCCGTGCGCGTATGCGCGGTGGGCGCAGGTCGTCGCCGCCTTCGACCTGGCCGGGCGGCCCGGGGTGATCCGGTTGCTGCGCACCGCGGCACCCTTCGAGGCCCATGTGTGCCGGGCGGGGTTGCCGCGGATGAAGGCTCGGGCGCCGTTGTTCCGGGCGATCGCCAAGAACGGCAACCTCTCCGCCGCGGCGTTGTCGGGGGCGTCGGTGCATGCGGCGATCCGCCGCCGCGCCCAGGCCGCGGGCTATGACGAGACGGTGGTGGCGCAGTTGGGTGGGCATTCGTTGCGGGCCGGGTTCGTCACGCAGGCGTTCCGCAACGGCGCCGACGCGCACGCAATCATGCGGCAGACCGGGCACACCAACCCGGCCACGGTGGAACTGTATGCCCGCGAACACGCTCCACTGGTGGGGAACGCGGTCACCGAGATCGGGCTGTAG
- a CDS encoding GntR family transcriptional regulator has protein sequence MVCKAAYVECGSRIHRMLIDTRGGSFLPDPTTCIPASARRPAKHGTLSEYVYEAVKELIIAGELGGGELTSEGAVAERTGTSRTPVREAFLRLEAEGWLTLYPKRGALVNAIPPDEPEHLVEARLLIESGCLRSFTADTRRRTGAADEMLAILERQRRLAAEDDRGAFSAEDADFHAVVVRYSGNPLLTSVHTALRDRQRRMTAISVSRDPSQLNRIITDHAELTEHVRAGEVDQFSILLDTHMREVHQLTGCPWIGNPAILRLTHDPR, from the coding sequence GTGGTCTGCAAGGCAGCGTATGTAGAGTGTGGATCCAGGATACATCGGATGCTAATAGATACAAGGGGGGGGTCTTTCTTGCCCGACCCGACCACGTGCATCCCCGCTTCGGCGCGGCGCCCGGCCAAGCACGGCACGCTGTCCGAATACGTGTACGAAGCGGTGAAAGAGTTGATCATCGCCGGCGAACTCGGCGGCGGCGAGCTCACCAGCGAGGGTGCCGTGGCCGAGCGGACGGGAACAAGCAGAACCCCTGTGCGAGAAGCGTTCCTGAGGCTCGAAGCCGAGGGCTGGTTGACCCTGTATCCGAAGCGCGGAGCCTTGGTCAACGCTATTCCACCGGACGAACCCGAACACCTCGTCGAGGCTCGCCTTCTGATCGAGAGCGGATGTTTGCGGTCGTTCACGGCCGACACAAGGCGCCGAACGGGTGCCGCCGACGAGATGCTCGCAATTCTGGAGCGACAACGAAGGCTTGCCGCCGAAGACGACCGCGGCGCCTTCAGCGCCGAAGACGCCGACTTCCATGCAGTCGTAGTGCGCTACAGCGGAAACCCACTACTGACCTCCGTACATACGGCACTCCGCGATCGACAACGACGAATGACCGCCATCTCCGTCAGTCGCGACCCCTCGCAGTTGAATCGCATCATCACCGATCATGCAGAACTGACTGAGCACGTCCGCGCCGGAGAGGTCGATCAATTCAGCATCTTGCTCGATACCCACATGCGGGAAGTGCACCAGTTGACCGGATGTCCGTGGATAGGGAACCCCGCAATTCTCCGGCTAACCCACGACCCTCGATAG
- the ilvC gene encoding ketol-acid reductoisomerase: MAAKIFYDDDADLGIIQGRKVAVIGYGSQGHAHALSLRDSGVDVRVGLPEGSKSRAKAQEEGLRVLTPAEAAAEADVISIQAPDTVQRTLYAQDIAPNLKPGDALLFSHGFNVRFGYITPLDGVDVALVAPKGPGHLVRRQFVDGHGVPCLVAVESNASGKALELGLSYAKAIGGTRAGVIETTFAEEAETDLFGEQAVLCGGASALIQAGYDTLVDAGYQPEIAYFEVLHELKLIVDLMYEGGIARQRYSCSDTCEYGDLTRGPRIVNDATRTEMKKILAEIQDGTFATEWIAEDDNGRPDFLRLREEGKAHGIEEVGFKLRGLMSWVDRPITETV, encoded by the coding sequence TTGGCAGCGAAGATTTTCTACGACGACGACGCCGACCTGGGCATCATCCAGGGACGGAAAGTTGCCGTCATCGGGTACGGCAGCCAGGGGCACGCCCACGCCCTGAGCCTGCGCGACTCGGGAGTCGACGTGCGCGTCGGTCTCCCGGAGGGATCGAAGTCCCGGGCGAAGGCGCAGGAGGAGGGGCTGCGGGTGCTCACCCCTGCCGAAGCGGCCGCCGAGGCGGACGTTATTTCGATTCAGGCGCCCGACACTGTCCAGCGGACGCTGTACGCGCAGGACATCGCTCCGAATCTGAAGCCGGGGGATGCCCTGCTCTTCAGTCACGGATTCAATGTGCGCTTCGGTTACATCACCCCCCTCGACGGGGTCGACGTCGCGTTGGTCGCACCGAAGGGGCCGGGTCACCTGGTTCGCCGGCAGTTCGTGGACGGCCACGGGGTGCCGTGCCTGGTGGCGGTCGAGAGCAACGCCTCCGGTAAGGCTCTCGAACTCGGTCTGTCCTACGCGAAGGCAATCGGCGGCACCCGGGCCGGGGTGATCGAGACGACGTTCGCCGAGGAGGCCGAGACCGACCTGTTCGGTGAGCAGGCCGTACTGTGCGGCGGCGCCTCGGCGCTGATCCAGGCCGGGTACGACACTCTCGTCGATGCCGGTTATCAGCCCGAGATCGCGTACTTCGAAGTGCTGCACGAACTCAAGCTCATCGTGGATCTGATGTATGAGGGTGGCATCGCCCGGCAGCGGTATTCCTGCAGTGACACTTGCGAGTACGGAGACCTCACCCGCGGGCCGCGCATCGTCAACGACGCCACCCGGACGGAGATGAAGAAGATCCTCGCCGAGATTCAGGACGGAACGTTCGCGACGGAGTGGATCGCCGAGGACGACAACGGTCGCCCGGACTTCCTGCGACTGCGCGAGGAGGGAAAGGCGCACGGCATCGAGGAGGTTGGCTTCAAATTGCGTGGCCTGATGTCGTGGGTGGACCGTCCGATCACCGAGACGGTGTGA
- a CDS encoding LysR family transcriptional regulator, which produces MHSVNLEDLRYFLALTRYGKLAVAAQRLGVEHTTIRRRVTALETDLGTRLFDKTPGGWILTTAGQRLLPYAQRIELESDSAQAAISDRKHSPQGTVRIVATDGFGGTVIAPGLARLRTEHPAIEIELVTTSHLLNYAVGEFDIAVTTNRPERPGFKMIHLCDYDLRLYASPRYLADHPPVSAPEDLAVHDMVWFVESLLDLPELQSAEAIAARANIVFRTTNLFAQLEAAASGVGLALVPCFLAHYDRRLRPVLHQQVRAQRSFWMVIPTRLLTTERVTTVCEHLMETARIEHARLVPDLPAP; this is translated from the coding sequence ATGCACAGTGTGAACCTCGAGGATCTCCGGTACTTCCTGGCCCTGACGCGCTACGGCAAGCTGGCCGTGGCCGCTCAACGACTCGGGGTCGAGCACACCACCATCCGGCGCAGAGTTACCGCTCTCGAAACGGATCTCGGCACCCGGCTGTTCGACAAGACGCCCGGGGGCTGGATTCTCACGACCGCCGGACAGCGCCTGCTGCCCTACGCCCAGCGGATCGAACTGGAGTCCGATTCCGCTCAGGCCGCCATCAGCGACCGCAAGCACAGTCCGCAGGGGACCGTCCGCATCGTCGCCACCGACGGGTTCGGCGGCACGGTGATCGCCCCCGGACTGGCCCGGCTACGCACCGAGCACCCGGCGATCGAAATCGAACTGGTGACCACCAGTCACCTCCTCAACTACGCGGTCGGAGAGTTCGACATCGCGGTCACGACCAACCGACCGGAACGTCCGGGCTTCAAGATGATTCACCTGTGCGACTACGACTTGCGGCTCTATGCGAGTCCGCGCTATCTCGCCGATCATCCCCCGGTTTCCGCTCCCGAGGACTTGGCTGTGCACGACATGGTGTGGTTCGTCGAGTCGCTGCTCGACCTTCCCGAACTGCAGAGCGCCGAGGCGATCGCCGCTCGCGCGAACATCGTCTTTCGCACGACGAATCTCTTCGCCCAACTCGAGGCGGCGGCGAGCGGTGTCGGGTTGGCGCTCGTGCCGTGCTTTCTCGCACATTACGATCGCCGCCTGCGTCCGGTGTTGCACCAGCAGGTTCGCGCCCAGCGCAGCTTCTGGATGGTGATTCCCACCCGTCTTCTCACGACCGAGCGGGTGACGACGGTGTGCGAGCACCTGATGGAGACCGCCCGGATCGAGCACGCACGCCTGGTCCCCGACCTTCCGGCCCCCTGA
- the mmsB gene encoding 3-hydroxyisobutyrate dehydrogenase yields MSTIGFIGLGTMGRPMAANLVKAGHEVKGFDVVSDARDRAVEDGIKVASSAVEAATGVNVLITMLPKGDHVRQALLVADGPLSVLAPGAVVIDSSSIDVPTSRDLHERGVELGIEVLDAPVSGGLAGAQAGTLTFMIGGAAETVEKVRPLFEAMGSRTVLTGGPGSGQVAKAVNQMVFGSSLVALTEAFVIAERLGLAPQKLFDVLSTSSGDCWALHNFCPLPGLVDGSAADNNYAPKFAAALLAKDLGLAATAADSAGVELVVGRGAKDKLDELSIKDGHLDASAVITKVGLK; encoded by the coding sequence ATGAGCACAATCGGGTTCATTGGTCTGGGCACGATGGGACGGCCCATGGCCGCGAACCTCGTCAAGGCCGGTCACGAGGTGAAGGGATTCGACGTCGTCTCCGACGCCCGGGACCGTGCGGTCGAGGACGGGATCAAGGTCGCCTCATCTGCGGTCGAGGCCGCAACCGGCGTCAATGTCCTGATCACCATGCTCCCCAAGGGCGATCACGTCCGTCAGGCGCTGCTGGTCGCCGACGGTCCGCTCTCGGTGCTTGCGCCGGGCGCCGTCGTCATCGACTCGTCGTCGATCGACGTGCCCACCTCGCGTGATCTGCACGAACGAGGCGTCGAGTTGGGAATCGAGGTGCTGGACGCCCCGGTCTCCGGCGGCCTCGCCGGCGCCCAGGCGGGAACCTTGACCTTCATGATCGGCGGTGCGGCCGAGACGGTAGAGAAGGTGCGGCCGCTGTTCGAGGCGATGGGGTCCCGCACCGTCCTCACCGGCGGTCCCGGCTCCGGGCAGGTCGCGAAGGCGGTCAACCAGATGGTCTTCGGCAGCAGCCTCGTCGCCCTCACCGAAGCGTTCGTCATCGCCGAACGACTCGGGCTGGCCCCGCAGAAGCTGTTCGACGTCCTGAGCACCTCCTCCGGAGATTGCTGGGCGCTGCACAACTTCTGCCCGCTGCCCGGACTGGTCGACGGCTCGGCCGCCGACAACAACTACGCCCCGAAGTTCGCGGCCGCCCTGCTGGCCAAGGATCTCGGCCTCGCGGCTACTGCAGCCGACAGCGCCGGCGTCGAATTGGTCGTCGGACGGGGCGCGAAAGACAAGCTCGACGAATTGTCGATCAAGGACGGCCATCTCGATGCGTCCGCGGTGATCACCAAGGTCGGCCTCAAGTAA
- a CDS encoding aldehyde dehydrogenase family protein has protein sequence MATVTAELADEYLNLVDGQWVGARNDEWIPVESPRDRRTIARVPRGGEKDIADAVNAAGRAFPGWRDTAPRARGRLLQQIADALEPHVERIARIISVENGNALRTQSRGEVNFAIDVFRYFGSVAGEIKGETIPLNATVLDYSRREPLGVVGAITPWNAPVQLAVMKIASALAAGNTLVLKAAEDAPLAVLEIAKIADEFLPRGVLNVIVGYGTEAGEALITHPDVRKLSFTGSTAVGSRVMAAASDRILPVSLELGGKNPQIVYPDANEDWVAQGTITGMRFVRQGQSCTAGSRLFVHKSILDSFVDKVTTNLAKLKVGDPLDEDSDIGAIVNKKQFDRVCGYIDDGLQRSNTTAAVGGRPPTEGPLSEGYYVEPTVIVGVENDWRIAQEEIFGPVMCVIPWEDEDDVIRMANDTHYGLSAFIWTHDIGRALRAAHSIEAGWVQVNQGGGQVLGQSYGGYKRSGIGREFSLEGMIESFTQRKHVSIDTNR, from the coding sequence ATGGCTACAGTAACTGCCGAGCTCGCCGACGAGTACCTGAACCTGGTCGATGGCCAGTGGGTCGGCGCCCGCAACGACGAATGGATCCCGGTCGAAAGCCCCCGGGACCGTCGGACGATCGCCCGCGTGCCCCGTGGCGGCGAAAAGGACATCGCGGACGCGGTCAACGCCGCCGGGCGCGCCTTCCCCGGCTGGCGGGACACCGCACCCCGCGCCCGAGGGCGCCTGCTCCAGCAGATCGCCGACGCCCTCGAACCCCATGTCGAGCGCATCGCGCGGATCATCTCGGTGGAGAACGGCAACGCGCTGCGCACCCAGTCGCGCGGTGAGGTGAACTTCGCTATCGACGTCTTCCGCTACTTCGGATCGGTCGCCGGCGAAATCAAGGGCGAGACCATCCCGCTCAACGCCACCGTGCTCGACTACTCCCGTCGTGAGCCGCTCGGCGTGGTCGGCGCGATCACCCCGTGGAACGCTCCGGTGCAGCTGGCGGTCATGAAGATCGCGTCCGCACTGGCGGCCGGAAACACGCTGGTGCTCAAGGCCGCCGAAGACGCCCCCCTCGCGGTCCTCGAGATCGCCAAGATCGCCGACGAGTTCCTGCCGCGTGGCGTGTTGAACGTGATCGTCGGCTACGGCACCGAAGCGGGCGAAGCCCTCATCACGCATCCGGATGTGCGGAAGCTCTCGTTCACCGGCTCCACCGCGGTCGGCTCCCGGGTGATGGCCGCCGCATCCGACCGGATCCTGCCGGTCTCCCTCGAACTCGGCGGGAAGAACCCGCAGATCGTCTACCCGGACGCGAACGAGGACTGGGTCGCGCAGGGCACCATCACCGGTATGCGCTTCGTCCGCCAGGGGCAGTCCTGCACCGCCGGATCACGCCTGTTCGTGCACAAGAGCATCCTCGACTCCTTCGTCGACAAGGTCACCACCAACCTGGCGAAGCTGAAGGTCGGTGACCCCCTCGACGAGGACTCCGACATCGGTGCGATCGTCAACAAGAAGCAGTTCGACCGGGTCTGCGGCTACATCGACGACGGCTTGCAGCGCAGCAACACCACCGCCGCCGTCGGCGGCCGGCCCCCGACCGAGGGGCCGCTGTCGGAGGGCTACTACGTCGAGCCCACCGTCATCGTCGGGGTGGAGAACGACTGGCGTATCGCGCAAGAAGAGATCTTCGGACCGGTGATGTGCGTGATTCCCTGGGAGGACGAGGACGACGTCATCCGGATGGCCAACGACACCCACTACGGTCTGTCGGCGTTCATCTGGACTCACGACATCGGCCGTGCCCTGCGGGCGGCGCACTCGATCGAGGCCGGTTGGGTTCAGGTCAACCAGGGTGGCGGGCAGGTGCTCGGGCAGTCCTACGGCGGGTACAAGCGCAGCGGCATCGGCCGTGAGTTCTCCCTCGAGGGCATGATCGAAAGCTTCACCCAGCGTAAGCACGTCTCCATCGACACCAACCGCTGA